A region from the Actinoplanes sp. OR16 genome encodes:
- a CDS encoding GNAT family N-acetyltransferase, with protein sequence MTPVRTASTADLDTAERAAVRGLLDLAFDGEFADEDWDHALGGLHFIAYEDGRPVAHAAVVQRRLLLGDRTLRCGYVEAVAVHPGRRRHGLGGLVTAAAERVVDRAYHLGALSASEDGHALYTTRGWRLWDGPTAVLAPSGVTLTPEDDGSVFTRGLSGGSGPLVCDWRDGDVW encoded by the coding sequence GTGACCCCGGTACGCACCGCCTCCACCGCTGACCTGGACACCGCCGAGCGAGCCGCCGTCCGCGGGCTGCTCGACCTGGCGTTCGACGGTGAGTTCGCCGACGAGGACTGGGACCACGCACTCGGCGGCCTGCACTTCATCGCGTACGAGGACGGCCGGCCGGTCGCGCACGCCGCCGTGGTGCAGCGCCGGCTGCTGCTCGGCGACCGGACGCTGCGCTGCGGCTACGTGGAGGCGGTCGCGGTGCATCCCGGGCGCCGGCGGCACGGGCTCGGCGGTCTGGTGACGGCCGCGGCCGAACGGGTGGTGGATCGGGCGTACCACCTCGGTGCTCTCTCCGCCTCGGAGGACGGCCACGCCCTCTACACCACGCGCGGGTGGCGGCTCTGGGACGGTCCGACGGCGGTGCTCGCGCCCTCCGGGGTGACCCTGACCCCGGAGGACGACGGCAGCGTGTTCACCCGCGGGCTCAGCGGCGGCAGCGGGCCGCTCGTGTGCGACTGGCGCGACGGCGACGTGTGGTGA